In Erigeron canadensis isolate Cc75 chromosome 7, C_canadensis_v1, whole genome shotgun sequence, one DNA window encodes the following:
- the LOC122607211 gene encoding transcription factor bHLH52-like, with product MAALSFHSNWPTPSTFHRRNTAIVPPPPPPDFLPPFHDNYHHFSTFNNNAFTSNHLSFHNSTNFPTLSSSSFYNNNNDAFSPLTNLAQDQFYSNNPLFVPNNVFDHHQEILPMNIPMEYQTHPQYNSYDSYSSFFRDQDLCPMDQILQPELPQLPEIYNFGNVCNDIMGDNVKPKKENNNNGNGGKERISAQSMAARVRRRKISEKTSELGKLVPGGHKMTTAEMFQAAYKYIKFLQAQVGVLQLMSSSPELQAFITSPAVQEKLYTEEKCIVSQTLARTIADDAQIDW from the exons ATGGCTGCTCTTAGCTTCCACTCCAACTGGCCAACACCTTCTACATTCCATCGCCGTAACACCGCGATCGTCcctccgccaccaccacccgacTTCCTGCCTCCATTCCATGACAACTACCATCATTTCtcaactttcaacaataatGCCTTCACTTCTAACCACCTCTCTTTTCATAACTCAACAAATTTTCCGacactttcatcatcatcattttataacaataataatgatgcATTCTCTCCATTGACAAATCTTGCTCAAGATCAATTTTATTCAAATAATCCACTCTTTGTCCCTAATAATGTATTTGATCATCATCAAGAAATCTTGCCAATGAATATTCCTATGGAATATCAAACACACCCACAATACAATTCATATGATTcatattcttctttttttcgTGATCAAGATTTGTGTCCAATGGACCAAATACTGCAGCCCGAATTGCCACAATTGCCCGAAATTTATAATTTTGGTAATGTGTGTAACGACATTATGGGTGATAATGTTAAACCGAAAaaggaaaataacaataatggTAATGGTGGAAAGGAGAGGATATCGGCGCAAAGTATGGCAGCAAGAGTGAGGAGAAGGAAGATAAGTGAGAAGACATCAGAGCTAGGAAAGCTCGTTCCCGGTGGTCATAAAATGACCACGGCCGAAATGTTTCAAGCCGCTTATAAATACATCAAATTCTTGCAAGCCCAAGTTGGTGTTTTGCAACTCATGTCATCCTCTCcg GAACTTCAAGCTTTCATAACGTCCCCCGCCGTGCAAGAGAAGTTATACACCGAGGAGAAGTGCATTGTATCCCAAACACTTGCCAGGACCATAGCCGATGATGCTCAA ATTGATTGGTAG
- the LOC122607205 gene encoding transcription factor bHLH52-like encodes MAARVRRRKISEKTSELGKLIPGGRKMNTAEMFRAAFKYIKFLQAQIGVLKFMASLPESEEVLNNGEMKALVTCPLMQEKLYKAENCIGPEQFAEILKNGH; translated from the exons ATGGCGGCGAGGGTGCGGCGGAGGAAGATAAGTGAGAAGACATCGGAGCTCGGAAAGTTGATTCCCGGCGGACGTAAAATGAACACGGCGGAGATGTTTCGAGCCGCTTTTAAGTATATTAAGTTCTTACAGGCTCAAATTGGTGTTCTCAAATTTATGGCTTCACTTCCG GAAAGTGAAGAAGTTTTGAATAATGGAGAAATGAAAGCATTGGTAACATGTCCATTGAtgcaagaaaagttgtacaaagcaGAGAATTGCATTGGACCCGAACAGTTTGCGGAAATCCTAAAAAATGGTCATTAA